In Anopheles arabiensis isolate DONGOLA chromosome 2, AaraD3, whole genome shotgun sequence, the genomic window TAAAGGATAACCAGGTACAGTTTTCCTACATGACAGTTGTGGCCAAGCACGAGTTCCGCACGGCCGTCAAGCGCGGGGAGTATAAGCTGAAGGAGCTCAGCTCAATGTTGGCCATGCTGCGCGAGCATGTCAAACAGAAGTCTACCACCTAGCGGGCGGTGAAACATTGTTTGCTGTTCACGAGCGatttattcaataaaaatgcattgaAGTGCATCATAAGCATAGCGCTGATAAGCGAGATGCAAAACAACAgatgtgtgtttttacttcttttcatTCGATCTTTGATCTCAATCTTAGTTGCATTATCAGATGGTGTGTGGTGTAGGATCGTGCAGGTTCATACTTTTAGTATGAGTTTAACGGTTAGACAGATCGGTTCGGATCGTATCGAGGAGTATAAGCGAAAGAAAGACGATGACGATCACACGGTAAGTAGTGGATGAGGTCTAAGATCGCTTCTGACGGTGATTTACATTCTCACGCAACTGCTTCTCTTTTCAGGATTTTAGCGCTCATCTTGATTTCTACGTGCGCACCGACATCTTACGCACTGGTAACGTATCGATGCGTTGTTCCCGATACGCCTGTCATTAAGGCAACCTGTCTAGTGCGCGACGTCATCCTGGGCACGGTGGCAAATATCGAGGATGCTAGCTTCTCGATCGATATGCATTACGTAGCGCTGACGATGGTGGACGGTTTTATACCGGACTTTACGCGACAGCTTGCACGTCAATTCACGCAGGTGCAGGACCTCACCGTGGACGCAATGGGCATTCGGAAGATGTACATTTGGGGCAATCTGGAGCAACTGTCTGCCCGTAACAACTCCATTCGCGCGCTAGATTTTGCATCCATTGGAGTTGAACATCGGCTACGATCGTTGCGGCTGGATGACAACGAGCTAAGCAGCGTACCATTGTTTGGAAAATCGTTCAACGAGCTAAAGTATCTCTCGCTGGAAGGCAACCGGTTGGAGGAGGTAGCACTCGACTCGTTCACGGGACTGGGACAGCTACAGAGTCTGTCACTTGCCCGCAACGGATTGATCGTGGTGGAGTCTACTACACGCGCCCCAGCCCGATCCATTCATCAGGGCGTGCAGCTGCTGAAGCTTAAGcacctctcgttggcttccaATCGACTGATAACGGTGAACATCAGTGGCTGGGAGATGCCATCGCTCGTATCGCTCGATCTATCGAACAATGATCTCTACCTACTGCTTGACGAGGCGCACCAGCTTGGTCAGTTCGGTGCACTGCTGGAAGTTTCCTACGCCGGGAACGATTGGCAATGTTCGTGGTTGAGTGAGGCACAGTTGATGCTGCGTAAGCGTGGCATTGCTGTGAAAGATCAGGACCCAGCTGCCCGGTGCGATCGGGAGCAGATGAAATCGCTCAACGGGATCTGTTGCTACGAGCGGGCACTGGACCAGGAGCTCAACGACAAGGACCCATTCGGTAGCCGTTGGGAGCAGCTGAACGAGCTTCGCCGACGGTACGAGCTGGTACAGTACTCGTACGATCAGGTGGAGGATGCAGATTTAAACCTCATCACCGAACGTGGGCACGAT contains:
- the LOC120895963 gene encoding uncharacterized protein LOC120895963; its protein translation is MTITRILALILISTCAPTSYALVTYRCVVPDTPVIKATCLVRDVILGTVANIEDASFSIDMHYVALTMVDGFIPDFTRQLARQFTQVQDLTVDAMGIRKMYIWGNLEQLSARNNSIRALDFASIGVEHRLRSLRLDDNELSSVPLFGKSFNELKYLSLEGNRLEEVALDSFTGLGQLQSLSLARNGLIVVESTTRAPARSIHQGVQLLKLKHLSLASNRLITVNISGWEMPSLVSLDLSNNDLYLLLDEAHQLGQFGALLEVSYAGNDWQCSWLSEAQLMLRKRGIAVKDQDPAARCDREQMKSLNGICCYERALDQELNDKDPFGSRWEQLNELRRRYELVQYSYDQVEDADLNLITERGHDLRAKLMGSVAQDQDEIKRELVRLRHALDTETAQLERLEERIERAVIELGQSIDELRERAVRPKPTLDAVRQQTIGDSIERIKTSIESLRRKVQNYVYETSERDKRIRRYGERIDHLEDQLAEAQQLENSLHRRAGDLTARVDDAYRVIEEVIPRNSEEMYDRVRASRFGAYSYQMRRHG